The Natrinema sp. DC36 genome includes the window AATTCCATCAGAATACGCTGTTCATTCACACGACTGTTGGGCGGCGAAGTCGTCCCTCCGTGTTCCAATCAGCGACTCACAGCTCATCGTCGGGATCGAACCGGTCGTGGTCGGGCTCGTGAACGTCGAATTCGTCGGTGCCGGACTCGCCGATATCCGAATCGTCGAGGTCGAATTCGTCGGTCTCGAGCGTCGATCCGTCGGCGCTGATGGCCCCGTCCTGGACCTCGATGGTGACGCCGTCGTCGTCCGAGGACATTCCCAGTAACTGCCCCGTCGCCGACTCCACTTCCTGATTGATCGACCAGACGAACCGCAGGACGGACTCGAGTTCGGTCCCGACATCGCGGAGGCTGCGCTGCCGGGAGAGATCGCCCAGACTCCGTGCCCCTTCCGGATGGAGGTACTGGATCGGATGCTCGGTCGGTACCTCGCGGAGGTCGACGTCGAACGACCAGATGTAAGGAAGGGCCTGGAGGGCGTACCCCTGCGGTTTCGGCGCTCGTCGGCCGGCAGCGCTCAGCGCGATGGTCTTCGCCGTCGATTCGCCGTCGGTGTCGAAGTAGACGCCCGGAACGCGCGGAATGGAAATTCGCATACTCGTGGTAGGGGGTCGGGGACGGGTGAGTCTCGACCCGGCACTCCCAGCCTCGTTTTATAGGGGCGCGGTGGATTTCGGCTGCCCGTTTCGCTCCCGTCAGTGGAAGGTATCCGCGAACTTGTCCCGACGATTGATATCGAGTTCGCTCACGCTCGAGCCCTCACGGCTCGCGGCGAAGCGAATCGCTTCGGCGATGTCCGCGGGCTCGTCGGCCTCGTCCTCGTCGTACCGTTCGGTGAAAGGCTCGCCTTCAGCAGCCCCGAACTCCGAGCGGACCTCGGCGGGGTTGACGATCGTGATCCCGACATCGTCGTCACCGATCTGGGCCGCGAGGCTCTTGGCGAAGCCCCGGACCCACCACTTCGTCGCAGCGTACACGGGATTGGACGGCCGCGGGTGCTTCCCGGCGAAACTGGCGACGAAGATCAGGTGTCCCTCGCGCTCGCGGACGTGGGGAATCGCCGCCCGCGTCGCGTAGAAGACGCCGTCGACGTTGGTCTCCTGCATCGTCTCGTAGTCGTCGGTCGACAGCGATTCGATGTCGCTCCCGCGACCCAGTCCGGCGTTGTTCACCAGCACGTCGATCCCGCCGAAGCGGTCGACGGCCGCCTCGAAGAGCGCGTCGACGTCGTCTTCCTCGCGAACGTTCGCGGGAACGACCAGCGTCTCGACGTCGTGGGTTGCCTCGAGGTCCGCTGCGAGATCGGTCATTCGGTCCTCGCTGCGGGCCGCGAGGACGACGTTCGCTCCCGCGGCGGCGAGTTCGCGACAGGTCGCCGCGCCGATTCCGGAACTCGCGCCCGTGACGATCGCCGCCTTCTCGGCGAGTGACGTATTTCCCATAGTCGGCAGTAATGCGCACCCTGTCCCTAAAACCGGGGGCCGGCACTGGCTGTCTCGTTCCGAACCGATCCCCGCTGATGAGACGAGGCGGGGCGGAAATCGTTCGACAGCGATATATAGACAACTGAGAAACAATTCCGTACAATGGGGGGCCATTGGGGGACGAGCAGCGGCAGTAGCGATCGCAGTATCGTTCGAGCGCCACGAGTGGCAGCGGCGCTCGAAGAGTGGACGTATTCGACCAGTCCGTCGGACAGGGACGCCATCTCACAGCGGCTCTCGACGACGTTTCCGACGGCAGACGTGCGGCGGAGTGGCGCATCGACGGCCGCCGACGTTCGCGTCGACGGCGTCCGCGTCATCGTCGCTCACCGGCTGGATTCGGCGTTCCGGCGCGATTTCCACGTGCTTGCCGACCAGTTCGACGACGTGGTCGTCTACTCGACGACCTGTCACACGTCGACGCCGAACGGGTGGCGGGAGTTCAAACACCGTCATCGCGGGAACCACGCTGGGGCCCGAGTTCGGTTCGTCCACCGACGGGAAGCCACTGCGGACGACGGTGGGAGCACCGTCCGAGCGCTCGCGGCGCTGGCGCTTCCGATCGTCGGGATCGTCGGCCTGCTCGCAGCGTCGCTCGGGCTGTTCGATACGGGTGGATCCGCGGTCGCCGGTCTCGAGGGACACGCACGTGCGATCGGTCTGATCGCCGCAGTCGTGGTCGGCGTCACGGTTGCATGTCTACTGACGCGCCGCCGGATCTACGTCTCACTGTTGCGGCGGATTCCACACACCTGATCACCGGCGGCAACCGCTATCGCGGACGTCGCGAACCGGGCCGGTATCGGGGCCACAACCTTGATCCGCGTGCTACCGAAACCGGAAAACGACATGAGCGGCGACCGTACCTCGGGCCGGACGCCGCGACTCGAGGAGTACTGGGGCTGGGTCGCGGTCGTGCTGTTCCTGTGGCTGGCCGTCGACCTGCTGACCTCGGTGGCGGCCGCGGCGACTGTCGGCCTCGAGTCCGAGACGAACCCGCTGATGGCGTGGCTGTTAGGGCATCACCTCGCGGTCGTGGTTACGGTTCATCTGGGCATCGCCGTGCTGGTCGTCGGCCTGTTTTCGGTGCTCTTCGCTCGCGCCCGCGCCGTTCCGCGACGACTGGAACGGCCCGTGCAGTTGGGGCTCGAGGGATTTCTTGGCGTCCTCGTTTCGATCGGGCTGTTCGCGTTCGCGAACAACGTGACGGTGGTCGTGCTTGGACGGGGACTCTTCTAATCGATCGCAGTTCCCGTCTCGTCCGAATAGTTGAAGGCGACTCTGACAACGACACTCCGACGACCGTGGAACCGGGAATTTCCACACCCACCCCAGCCGATTTCTCCTCACGGGTGCTTCTCGCCCGTCTATTCGCGGGCTTTCAGCCCGTCCGCACCTCGCTTTCGTCCGCCGCGGATCAGCGCGCCACCGAGACGAACCGACGAGCGAGATACCATCGATTCGACGATCTCCGTTCGTCCGCCAATAATCGAGCGATACGACAGAGTCCGCCGGTTCAGTAGCTCTCGAGGTCGTACAGCTCGCCGTACTTCGAGGTGACGTACTCGAGGAAGTAGTCCGCGGTCAGCCCCTCACCGGTCGCTCGCTCGATCAGGTCGGGCGTGACGTAGCGCTTGCCGTGGCGATGGACGTTCTCGCGGAGCCAGCCGTTGAGTTCGTCGAACTCGCCCTCGCGGATCTGCTCGTCGAACTCGCCTCGCGGCTCATCGCCGCTCGGTGTTTCCGAGGCGCGTGACGCCTCGCTCCCGCGATCGTCTTCCGCCGCGGCGTACAACTGCGCCGCGAGCACCGATCCCAGCGAGTACGTCGAGAAGTAGCCGAAATCGCCGTGAGACCAGTGAATGTCCTGCAGGCAGCCCTCCGAATCGGTTTCGGGACGAACGCCGAGGTACTCCTCGTACTTGTCGTTCCAGACTTCGGGGACCTCCGAGACCTCGAGGTCGCCCCGGATCAGGTCGCGCTCGATCTCGAAGCGGATGACGATGTGGAGGTGGTAGGTGAGTTCGTCGGCCTCGACCCGGATGAGATTGTCGTCGTGGACCTGATTCGCGGACTGGTAGGCCGCTTCGGGCGTCACGTCCTCGAGTTCCGGGAACCGCTCGCGAGCGATCGGCAGGAAGTGCTCCCAGAAGGGGCGCGAACGGCCGACGTGGTTCTCCCAGAGTCGAGACTGGGACTCGTGGACGGAGAGGTCTCGAGCCTCGCCCAGCGGCGTGGCGTACCCCTCGTCGGGGAGCCCCTGCGTGTAATTCGCGTGACCGAACTCGTGGATGGTCGAGGTGATCGACCCGAGCAGGTCGTCCTCCTCGAAGCGGGTCGTGACGCGGGCGTCGAACTGCGTTCCCGACGAGAAGGGATGCGGTGCCGTGTCGAGTCGACCGCGGTCCCAGTCGTAGCCCAGCGAGTCGAGCACGTCCCGTGCGAGCGCCTCCTGATCGTCGTCATCGAACTGACCCGCGAAGGCGTCGGTCGTCAGCTCGGCGTCGCTCTCCTGGACCGCATCGATCAGCGGGACCAGGTTCTCGCGCAGACGCTCGAGGACCCGTTCGGCCGTCTCGAGGTCGATGTAGGGCTCGTAGTCCGCGAAGAGCACGGCGTAGGGATCCGCGTCCGGATCGATGTGGTTGGCGTACTCCCGCTTGAGTTCGACCAGTTTCTCGAGCGTCGGCGCGAACTGCTCGAAGTCGTCTTCCTCCCGGGCCTGCTTCCACGTGGGATGGGCGTTCGACGCCGTCGCCGAAATCTCCTCGACCAGTTCCCCCGGAACGCTCGTCTCGCGGTCGTACGTGCGGCGAACCTCGCGGACGACCGCGGATTGATCGTCCTCGAGGTCGTTGGACTCGAGGCGCTCGAGTAGTTTGCCGGTCTCGTCGGCAGTCAGGAGTTCGTGACTGATCGAGGACAGCGTCGAGAGCTGCTGTGCGCGGGCGGGCGTCCCGTCGTCGGGCATCACGACCTCCTGATCCCACCGCAGGATTCCGGCCGCGTTGCCCACGTTCGAGATGCGCTGCACCCGGTCTTCGAACTGTTCGTACGTGTCGGCCTCGCTCGCGTCGCTCGGAGCCTGATCGGTCGCCATAGACGTATCGTTCGCTCGGAATCGGTATCAACGTCCGGGTTCCGGTCACTTCGAAGCGATCGAGCGCGAATGGCGGGCGGGGGTACTCGGAGACCTGTCGACTCTCGAAACGATCAGCACGCCGTTGCAAAGGCGTTGCACGCTGCTATCACGCCGCGCTCGCCAACTGATGAGAGACAGATGGAACGTGCAAGCAGCGGACTGTTCCACCGAGCTGACGTAAGTCGTTTCACTATGGTCGTTGCATCACCAATCGCGTCAGCTATCGTATTCATCGTAAGCCTGCTGATCGGCGCGCTCGGCATCTACGCGGGTGCGCGAGTTATCGTCGGTCGGGGAGACTACGATCACGCCATCATCACCGCGTTGATCGGAGCCATCGTCTGGGCGATCGTCGGTTTCGTCGTCGGCTGGATACCGCTCGTCGGGCCGCTACTGGCACTGATCGCGTACGTCGCGGTCATCAACTGGCGGTACCCCGGCGACTGGACCGCCGCGGCGATGATCGGGCTCGTGGCGTGGGTCACCGTCCTGATCGTGCTCTACGCCCTCGCCGTGCTCGGCGTCACCGGTTTCGAGGCGGTCGGCGTCCCGGGGGTCTAAAAATAGACGATCGTATCTCACCGATCGAATAGAGCTACCGCGACGGAATCACCGCGCCGGCCACCGCTTTGCGACCCGTCGATAGGTCTCGAGGCAGCGCTCGAGGACGGTGATCGAGACGCTCTCGTCGTCGGTGTGGGCCTCGCCGGGCTCGGACGGGCCGTAGATGACACACTCCGTGCCGGCCTGCGAGAGCCACCCCGCGTCGGTCGCGTGGGGTTTCGTCACCAGTTCGGGCTCGCCCGCCTGCGCGTCGGTTGCGGCCGCCAGAACCGCGTCGGCGAAGGGCTCGTCCTCGCAGCGCATCGGCGGCAGATCCTGATCGACCGTCAACTCGACTCCCTCGAGGGCCGCGACCCGCTCGAGGGCCGCACGTTCGCCCGGCACCGTCCGCTCGTCGACGGTGAACGCACAGTGGGCCGGGACGACGTTCATCGCCGAGCCGCCTTCGATCTCGGTGACTGTGAGCCGACCCTCGAGCGTGTCGCCCGCCGCGTCGACCGACGGGGGCTCGAGATCGCGAACGAGGTCCACGGCCGCGGTAGCGCGGTAGATGGCGTTTTCACCGGCGTCGGCCTCGCTGGCGTGCGCTGCCGTTCCGCGGGCGGTGATCG containing:
- a CDS encoding SDR family oxidoreductase; its protein translation is MGNTSLAEKAAIVTGASSGIGAATCRELAAAGANVVLAARSEDRMTDLAADLEATHDVETLVVPANVREEDDVDALFEAAVDRFGGIDVLVNNAGLGRGSDIESLSTDDYETMQETNVDGVFYATRAAIPHVREREGHLIFVASFAGKHPRPSNPVYAATKWWVRGFAKSLAAQIGDDDVGITIVNPAEVRSEFGAAEGEPFTERYDEDEADEPADIAEAIRFAASREGSSVSELDINRRDKFADTFH
- a CDS encoding carboxypeptidase M32 — its product is MATDQAPSDASEADTYEQFEDRVQRISNVGNAAGILRWDQEVVMPDDGTPARAQQLSTLSSISHELLTADETGKLLERLESNDLEDDQSAVVREVRRTYDRETSVPGELVEEISATASNAHPTWKQAREEDDFEQFAPTLEKLVELKREYANHIDPDADPYAVLFADYEPYIDLETAERVLERLRENLVPLIDAVQESDAELTTDAFAGQFDDDDQEALARDVLDSLGYDWDRGRLDTAPHPFSSGTQFDARVTTRFEEDDLLGSITSTIHEFGHANYTQGLPDEGYATPLGEARDLSVHESQSRLWENHVGRSRPFWEHFLPIARERFPELEDVTPEAAYQSANQVHDDNLIRVEADELTYHLHIVIRFEIERDLIRGDLEVSEVPEVWNDKYEEYLGVRPETDSEGCLQDIHWSHGDFGYFSTYSLGSVLAAQLYAAAEDDRGSEASRASETPSGDEPRGEFDEQIREGEFDELNGWLRENVHRHGKRYVTPDLIERATGEGLTADYFLEYVTSKYGELYDLESY
- a CDS encoding M20/M25/M40 family metallo-hydrolase; the protein is MTLVDLTRELVSIPSHEDETAAGDFLEAWLRRETDADVTRDAAGNVIARKGTGEETLALVGHHDVVSPAESQVASGGGDGDGTNEYVVDERDGRLYGRGTADMKGALAAALLAFRDADPAGELVFASFVGEEVGGVGARHAIEQGFSPDYAVVGEGSTNYSGPDVTDVAVAHKGRRGSTITARGTAAHASEADAGENAIYRATAAVDLVRDLEPPSVDAAGDTLEGRLTVTEIEGGSAMNVVPAHCAFTVDERTVPGERAALERVAALEGVELTVDQDLPPMRCEDEPFADAVLAAATDAQAGEPELVTKPHATDAGWLSQAGTECVIYGPSEPGEAHTDDESVSITVLERCLETYRRVAKRWPAR